One window of the Branchiostoma lanceolatum isolate klBraLanc5 chromosome 3, klBraLanc5.hap2, whole genome shotgun sequence genome contains the following:
- the LOC136431010 gene encoding meiotic recombination protein REC8 homolog isoform X2, which produces MSSLHRPIEALRLEDPLDLYRPGLLELDPEFGRLNVTDDIMEPAFLPDIDIIHFPLDPPTPEWWPGRRKSIRKPSSSSSPSSFSDHDPYQVRNARDISIPDVVLSPEPFQVSTEDDLQPPQPGDLLDKHLSSSEEAIPPDDQPALPPAEKPGRKRPEGKGDREEPAPKRKRPGDGKRKDPSDPRGPEEEQPPPEPERQPMVESPPAPDHQPSDEERRSSPSELELPPIPREELLQTPPGRRTRPGRGPKIDQETQLSREDVRNSLAHPEHTLAPMVRANPKPPPTAEQLFNQPCRRVHHPALLRLWQRNATVQKHHSHWSRQHPAEDGPQPSSPEEEREGPEVSKEGREAMRDDPMEDSTSKRPGMDVTGESMTDVSLSDQGSAHRPMPGQDIPTRRRPTDQSAPPFHNSIPEEGPEMGPEPELPAEPETLPPMEEPEVSPQQEAPVSDSADSSGKGSHVSILCETMEPHFSPRLPVKSKLSRDEANSTIAESLGEDNVTTFCTLASPEETDKPTAARFFYFCLVFQKEQKIQLNQEAPYKDIVIERGPRFTAMLAAAGFKH; this is translated from the exons GATATCATCCATTTCCCTCTGGACCCTCCAACCCCTGAATGGTGGCCAGGACGGAGGAAGAGTATCAGGAAGccgtcatcatcatcctcaccTTCAAGTTTTTCAG ATCACGACCCATACCAAGTGAGGAATGCAAGGGACATCTCCATACCAGATGTTGTGCTGTCACCAGAACCATTTCAG GTGTCAACTGAGGATGATCTCCAACCCCCACAACCTGGGGACTTGCTGGACAAACATCTCTCCTCCTCCGAGGAGGCCATTCCGCCTGACGACCAGCCAGCCCTTCCTCCCGCGGAAAAGCCGGGCAGGAAGCGACCAGAGGGAAAGGGGGACAGGGAAGAACCTGCACCCAAAAGGAAGAGACCCGGGGATGGGAAAAGAAAG GACCCTTCTGACCCTAGAGGACCAGAAGAAGAGCAGCCTCCCCCAGAACCTGAACGTCAGCCCAT GGTGGAATCTCCACCTGCCCCTGACCACCAACCTTCAG atgaagagagaagaagcagTCCCAGTGag CTGGAGCTGCCTCCAATCCCTCGGGAGGAGTTGTTGCAAACACCCCCTGGCCGCCGCACCCGGCCCGGGCGGGGTCCTAAGATAGACCAGGAGACCCAGCTGTCCCGGGAGGACGTCAGGAACAGCCTGGCCCATCCTGAGCACACCCTGGCACCCATG GTCCGTGCAAACCCCAAACCTCCCCCAACAGCAGAGCAACTCTTCAACCAGCCATGTAGAA GGGTACATCACCCAGCCTTGCTGCGCTTGTGGCAGCGAAATGCCACGGTACAGAAGCACCACTCCCACTGGTCCCGTCAACATCCAGCGGAAG ATGGGCCACAACCCTCATCTCCAGAG gaGGAAAGAGAGGGTCCAGAAGTATCCAAAGAGGGTCGAGAAGCGATGCGAGACGATCCCATGGAGGACAGCACCAGCAAACGTCCCGGGATGGATGTGACAGGAGAGAGCATGACAG ATGTGAGCTTGTCTGATCAAGGTTCTGCCCACAGACCAATGCCAGGACAGGACATTCCAACTAGAAG AAGACCAACTGATCAGTCAGCCCCACCGTTCCATAATTCTATACCAGAAGAAGGACCTGAAATGGGACCTGAGCCAG aacTCCCCGCTGAGCCGGAGACCCTACCTCCAATGGAGGAACCTGAAGTCAGCCCCCAGCAGGAGGCTCCTGTCAGCGATTCTGCAGATAGCAGCGGGAAGGGGTCTCATGTCAGCATTCTCTGTGAGACCATGGAGCCTCACTTCAGCCCTCGCCTCCCGGTCAAATCCAAACTCTCCAGGGACGAGGCCAATAG CACCATTGCAGAAAGCTTAGGGGAGGACAACGTAACAACATTTTGCACCCTGGCTTCTCCTGAAGAGACTGATAAACCAACGGCTGCTCGTTTCTTCTACTTCTGTCTTG TTTTCCAAAAAGAGCAGAAGATCCAATTGAATCAGGAGGCGCCATATAAGGACATTGTCATTGAGAGGGGACCAAGATTCACAGCAATGCTAGCAGCAGCAGGCTTCAAGCACTGA